The following are encoded together in the Nocardioides thalensis genome:
- a CDS encoding GvpL/GvpF family gas vesicle protein: MTVTAEVESGLLVYGVVPAGTALPDLSGVGDAPLSLLPHAGLAAVVGPVPIDRPRVGPAELRAYHAVVDALASAGPVAPVRFGAVLRDEADVVDALLAPHAATLTELLATLEGRRQLKLRARFVEDVVLAEVVAADPVIRDLRERTLAAPEAVSWADRVRLGELVAHAVEQRRDAEAGALWDLVAPHAVELRESPGSGTDHVVDLALLVDDDRIPGLERTLEAYAEAAYDRVRLSLSGPLPPYDFVEASWA; encoded by the coding sequence ATGACGGTGACAGCGGAGGTGGAGTCGGGCCTGCTGGTCTACGGCGTCGTCCCTGCCGGGACGGCGCTCCCCGATCTGTCCGGCGTGGGTGACGCCCCACTGTCCTTGCTCCCCCACGCCGGGCTCGCCGCCGTCGTGGGGCCGGTCCCGATCGACCGGCCCCGGGTCGGCCCGGCGGAGCTGCGCGCCTACCACGCTGTGGTCGACGCGCTGGCCTCCGCCGGGCCGGTGGCGCCGGTGCGCTTCGGCGCGGTGCTGCGCGACGAGGCCGACGTCGTCGACGCGCTGCTGGCGCCGCACGCCGCGACGCTGACCGAGCTGCTGGCGACGCTCGAGGGGCGGCGCCAGCTCAAGCTGCGGGCCCGGTTCGTCGAGGACGTCGTGCTGGCCGAGGTCGTCGCCGCGGACCCGGTGATCCGCGACCTGCGGGAGCGCACGCTCGCGGCGCCGGAGGCGGTGTCGTGGGCCGACCGGGTGCGCCTCGGCGAGCTCGTCGCTCACGCGGTGGAGCAACGGCGCGACGCCGAGGCCGGGGCGCTCTGGGACCTGGTCGCACCCCACGCCGTGGAGCTCCGGGAGAGTCCCGGGTCCGGCACCGACCACGTCGTCGACCTCGCCCTGCTCGTCGACGACGACCGGATCCCCGGTCTCGAGCGGACCCTGGAGGCGTACGCCGAGGCGGCGTACGACCGGGTGCGCCTCAGCCTCAGCGGCCCGCTGCCGCCGTACGACTTCGTCGAGGCGTCATGGGCCTGA
- a CDS encoding biotin carboxylase N-terminal domain-containing protein: MTNQAGRVARASGRGRIETLYIANRGEIAARIARTCDDLGVRAVQGEGEFLSVEAQVAAAVAAGADAVHPGYGFLSENAGFARAVVDAGIAWVGPTPEVIDVMGRKDRARDVAVAAGVPVVPSYDAAADPASFDYPVLVKAAAGGGGKGMRVVRSAADYAEAAAAARREAASAFGDDTLLVEKYVERGRHIEVQLVGDTHGTVLHLLTRECSVQRRHQKVIEEAPAPGLDPHLRHRIHAAAVALGRQVGYTNAGTVEFLLDADTGEFYFLEMNTRLQVEHPVTEEVTGVDLVELQLRVAEGAPLPLAQEEVAPHSHAMEARVYAEDPYAGFLPQAGRATVVQWSDRARVDHALRSGQVVSTSYDPMLGKVVVRGGDRETARRRLVAALDDIAILGLTTNTGFLRALAASAEFAEPGGIDTAWLDRTELPAPDPTEAREVAARLWLEANTAADGPMAADGFRLGGPAAPVAVEFDDGVVQVSVTPGSLPPARPAAIVTPHGVELAWRGQRFVFERPDAAADHGAAVGDGTVVAPMPGTVLDVRVTEGAPVAAGDVLGVVEAMKMELALKAPYDGVVSAVTATTGQQVALGAPLFVVEEVPS; encoded by the coding sequence ATGACGAACCAGGCTGGTCGAGTAGCCCGAGCCTCTGGGCGAGGGCGTATCGAGACCCTCTACATCGCCAACCGGGGCGAGATCGCCGCCCGCATCGCCCGCACCTGCGACGACCTGGGCGTCCGCGCGGTCCAGGGCGAGGGCGAGTTCCTCTCGGTCGAGGCCCAGGTCGCGGCTGCGGTCGCCGCCGGCGCCGACGCGGTCCACCCGGGCTACGGCTTCCTCTCGGAGAACGCCGGGTTCGCCCGCGCGGTCGTCGACGCGGGGATCGCCTGGGTCGGCCCGACGCCCGAGGTCATCGACGTGATGGGCCGCAAGGACCGCGCGCGCGACGTTGCGGTCGCGGCCGGCGTACCGGTGGTGCCGTCGTACGACGCCGCGGCCGACCCGGCGTCGTTCGACTACCCGGTGCTGGTGAAGGCCGCGGCTGGAGGCGGCGGCAAGGGCATGCGCGTGGTGCGCTCGGCGGCCGACTACGCGGAGGCCGCGGCGGCCGCCCGCCGCGAGGCGGCGTCGGCGTTCGGCGACGACACCCTGCTGGTCGAGAAGTACGTCGAGCGCGGCCGCCACATCGAGGTGCAGCTCGTCGGCGACACCCACGGCACCGTGCTGCACCTGCTCACCCGTGAATGCTCCGTGCAGCGACGGCACCAGAAGGTCATCGAGGAGGCGCCGGCGCCCGGCCTCGACCCGCACCTGCGGCACCGCATCCACGCGGCGGCCGTCGCGCTCGGCAGGCAGGTCGGCTACACCAACGCCGGCACGGTGGAGTTCCTCCTCGACGCCGACACCGGGGAGTTCTACTTCCTCGAGATGAACACCCGGCTCCAGGTGGAGCACCCGGTCACCGAGGAGGTCACCGGGGTCGACCTGGTGGAGCTGCAGCTGCGGGTCGCCGAGGGCGCGCCGCTGCCGCTGGCGCAGGAGGAGGTCGCGCCGCACTCCCACGCGATGGAGGCGCGCGTCTACGCCGAGGACCCCTATGCCGGGTTCCTCCCGCAGGCCGGTCGCGCGACGGTGGTGCAGTGGTCGGACCGCGCCCGCGTCGACCACGCGCTCCGGTCCGGGCAGGTGGTGAGCACGTCGTACGACCCGATGCTGGGGAAGGTGGTCGTCCGGGGTGGCGATCGGGAGACCGCGCGACGTCGGCTGGTCGCCGCGCTCGACGACATCGCGATCCTCGGGCTGACCACCAACACCGGCTTCCTGCGGGCCCTCGCCGCCAGTGCCGAGTTCGCCGAGCCGGGCGGCATCGACACCGCGTGGCTCGACCGCACGGAGCTGCCCGCGCCCGACCCGACCGAGGCGCGCGAGGTCGCCGCGCGGCTCTGGCTCGAGGCCAACACCGCAGCCGACGGGCCGATGGCGGCCGACGGGTTCCGGCTGGGCGGGCCCGCCGCTCCGGTGGCGGTCGAGTTCGACGACGGAGTCGTGCAGGTCAGCGTGACCCCTGGGTCACTCCCACCCGCACGACCCGCGGCGATCGTCACCCCCCACGGGGTGGAGCTCGCCTGGCGCGGCCAGCGCTTCGTCTTCGAGCGGCCCGACGCCGCCGCGGACCACGGGGCCGCGGTCGGCGACGGCACCGTCGTCGCGCCGATGCCCGGCACCGTGCTCGACGTCCGGGTCACCGAGGGCGCGCCCGTCGCCGCCGGTGACGTGCTGGGCGTGGTCGAGGCGATGAAGATGGAGCTCGCCCTCAAGGCGCCCTACGACGGCGTCGTCTCGGCCGTCACTGCCACGACCGGCCAGCAGGTCGCCCTCGGCGCCCCGCTGTTCGTGGTCGAGGAGGTGCCGTCGTGA
- a CDS encoding TetR family transcriptional regulator — protein sequence MSAPASTPSRREQILATAADLFAARGFHGVSVAELGAACGISGPALYKHFPSKQAMLAEMLTSISERLLEVGRDRVATAADPADAVRALVDWHVDFALAHRPLIVVQDRDWESLPVDARDDVRRLQRAYVDVWADQLRALRRDLTPDAARASAHAAFGLLNSTPRAGHALRDDELRSLLASMALAALGVPTAT from the coding sequence GTGTCCGCGCCCGCCAGCACCCCGTCGCGCCGCGAGCAGATCCTCGCGACCGCCGCGGACCTGTTCGCTGCGCGCGGGTTCCACGGGGTGTCGGTCGCCGAGCTCGGCGCCGCGTGCGGGATCTCCGGCCCGGCGCTCTACAAGCACTTCCCGTCCAAGCAGGCGATGCTCGCGGAGATGCTGACGTCGATCAGCGAGCGGCTGCTCGAGGTCGGCCGCGACCGGGTGGCGACGGCCGCGGACCCCGCCGACGCCGTACGGGCGCTCGTCGACTGGCACGTCGACTTCGCGCTCGCCCACCGGCCGCTGATCGTCGTGCAAGACCGCGACTGGGAGTCGCTCCCCGTGGACGCGCGCGACGACGTACGGCGGCTCCAGCGCGCCTATGTCGACGTCTGGGCCGACCAGCTGCGCGCCCTGCGTCGCGACCTCACCCCCGACGCCGCGCGCGCATCGGCGCACGCGGCCTTCGGGTTGCTGAACTCCACCCCGCGAGCGGGCCACGCGCTGCGCGACGACGAGCTCCGCTCCTTGCTGGCCTCCATGGCGCTCGCCGCGCTGGGAGTTCCGACCGCAACATAA
- a CDS encoding hydroxymethylglutaryl-CoA lyase — protein sequence MSLPMTRPEPGLPAKVTIYEVGARDGLQNEQTAVPTDVKAEFVRRLLAAGLPIVEATSFVHPSWVPQLADAADLMAGLVDDLGDTARDLPVLVPNDRGLDRAFALGLRHVAVFASATETFANKNLNRGLESQFEMFEPVVARALDSGVDVRGYVSMCFGDPWEGAVEPEQVVAVGKRLLDLGCHQLSLGDTIGVGTAGHVKDLVAAFGAAGVGPERLALHFHDTYGQALANVHAGLQAGVTTYDASAGGLGGCPYAKSATGNLATEDLVWFLTGLGIEHGVDLSAVAATSVWMAERLGRPSPSAVVRALA from the coding sequence GTGAGCCTGCCGATGACCCGGCCCGAGCCGGGGCTGCCCGCGAAGGTCACGATCTACGAGGTCGGGGCGCGCGACGGGCTGCAGAACGAGCAGACCGCGGTGCCGACCGACGTGAAGGCGGAGTTCGTACGGCGCCTGCTGGCCGCGGGCCTGCCGATCGTCGAGGCGACGAGCTTCGTGCACCCGTCATGGGTCCCGCAGCTGGCCGACGCGGCCGACCTGATGGCGGGGCTCGTCGACGACCTCGGCGACACCGCTCGCGACCTGCCGGTGCTGGTGCCCAACGACCGCGGGCTCGACCGGGCGTTCGCGCTCGGACTGCGGCACGTTGCCGTGTTCGCCTCGGCCACCGAGACGTTCGCCAACAAGAACCTCAACCGCGGGCTGGAGAGCCAGTTCGAGATGTTCGAGCCGGTCGTCGCGCGCGCCCTCGACAGCGGGGTGGACGTCCGCGGCTACGTGTCGATGTGCTTCGGCGACCCGTGGGAGGGCGCGGTCGAGCCCGAGCAGGTCGTCGCCGTCGGCAAGCGGCTGCTCGACCTCGGCTGCCACCAGCTCAGCCTCGGCGACACCATCGGCGTCGGCACCGCCGGCCACGTCAAGGACCTGGTCGCAGCTTTCGGCGCCGCGGGGGTGGGCCCCGAGCGGCTCGCGCTGCACTTCCACGACACCTACGGCCAGGCGCTCGCCAACGTGCATGCCGGACTGCAGGCCGGCGTCACGACGTACGACGCCTCCGCCGGCGGCCTGGGCGGCTGCCCCTACGCCAAGAGCGCGACCGGCAACCTCGCCACCGAGGACCTCGTCTGGTTCCTGACCGGCCTCGGCATCGAGCACGGCGTCGATCTCAGCGCCGTCGCCGCCACCAGCGTCTGGATGGCCGAGCGACTCGGCCGCCCCTCGCCGTCTGCGGTGGTGCGCGCGCTGGCGTAA
- a CDS encoding carboxyl transferase domain-containing protein: protein MSTLRELSAELREHLARVRQGGSDAARKKHTDRGKLLARDRVDRLLDPGSPFLEVAPLAGFGMYGAAPDDTYAVPSAGVVAGIGRVSGRDCMVVANDATVKGGTYYPVTVKKHLRAQTIAAENRLPCLYLVDSGGAFLPMQDEVFPDKEHFGRIFFNQANMSARGIPQLSAVMGSCTAGGAYVPAMSDETVIVKEQGTIFLGGPPLVKAATGEVVTAEELGGGDVHARKSGVVDHLADDDAHALQILRGIVDHLPAQASHADVVATEEPHEPPESIYDVVPASTRTPYDVREVIRRLVDGSRLQEFKQLYGETLVCGFARIHGHRVGIVANNGILFSESALKGAHFVELCNQRGIPLLFLQNITGFMVGKDYENRGIARDGAKLVTAVACSVVPKLTVVIGGSFGAGNYGMCGRAYDPRFLWMWPNARISVMGGDQAANVLATVAGREDDEEFKAPIREQYETQGSPYYATARLWDDGVIDPADTRRVLGMALAVTAHAPVPEPSYGIFRM from the coding sequence ATGTCCACCCTCCGGGAGCTCTCGGCCGAGCTGCGGGAGCACCTCGCACGGGTCCGCCAGGGCGGGAGCGACGCCGCCCGCAAGAAGCACACCGACCGCGGCAAGCTGCTCGCCCGCGACCGGGTCGACCGGCTGCTCGACCCCGGCAGCCCGTTCCTCGAGGTCGCGCCGCTCGCCGGCTTCGGGATGTACGGCGCCGCGCCCGACGACACCTACGCCGTCCCGTCGGCAGGGGTGGTCGCCGGCATCGGGCGGGTGTCGGGGCGCGACTGCATGGTCGTCGCCAACGACGCCACCGTGAAGGGCGGCACCTACTACCCGGTCACGGTCAAGAAGCACCTGCGCGCGCAGACGATCGCAGCCGAGAACCGGCTGCCCTGCCTCTACCTCGTCGACTCCGGCGGAGCGTTCCTGCCGATGCAGGACGAGGTGTTCCCCGACAAGGAGCACTTCGGCCGGATCTTCTTCAACCAGGCGAACATGTCGGCCCGCGGCATCCCGCAGCTGTCCGCGGTGATGGGCTCGTGCACCGCCGGCGGCGCCTACGTGCCGGCGATGTCCGACGAGACCGTGATCGTCAAGGAGCAGGGCACGATCTTCCTCGGCGGCCCGCCGCTGGTGAAGGCGGCCACCGGCGAGGTCGTGACGGCCGAGGAGCTCGGCGGCGGCGACGTGCACGCGCGCAAGTCGGGCGTGGTCGACCACCTCGCCGACGACGACGCCCACGCGCTCCAGATCCTGCGCGGGATCGTCGACCACCTGCCCGCCCAGGCGTCGCACGCCGACGTGGTCGCGACGGAGGAGCCGCACGAGCCGCCGGAGTCGATCTACGACGTCGTGCCCGCGAGCACGCGGACGCCGTACGACGTGCGTGAGGTGATCCGTCGCCTCGTCGACGGGTCGCGGCTCCAGGAGTTCAAGCAGCTCTACGGCGAGACCCTGGTGTGCGGCTTCGCGCGCATCCACGGCCACCGGGTCGGCATCGTCGCCAACAACGGCATCCTGTTCTCCGAGTCGGCGCTCAAGGGCGCGCACTTCGTCGAGCTGTGCAACCAGCGCGGCATCCCGCTGCTGTTCCTGCAGAACATCACCGGCTTCATGGTCGGCAAGGACTACGAGAACCGCGGCATCGCGCGCGACGGCGCCAAGCTCGTCACCGCGGTGGCCTGCTCCGTGGTGCCCAAGCTCACCGTCGTCATCGGCGGGTCCTTCGGCGCGGGCAACTACGGCATGTGCGGACGTGCCTACGACCCGCGGTTCCTGTGGATGTGGCCCAACGCGCGGATCTCGGTGATGGGCGGCGACCAGGCGGCCAACGTGCTCGCCACGGTCGCTGGCCGCGAGGACGATGAGGAGTTCAAGGCGCCGATCCGGGAGCAGTACGAGACCCAGGGCTCGCCCTACTACGCGACCGCGCGGCTCTGGGACGACGGCGTGATCGACCCCGCCGACACCCGCCGCGTGCTCGGCATGGCGCTCGCCGTCACCGCGCACGCGCCGGTGCCGGAGCCCTCCTACGGAATCTTCCGGATGTGA
- a CDS encoding gas vesicle protein GvpO, with product MNGTEAAKAAVRHLADLTGRETEAVVGLDKGDDGWRVVLETVELRRVPSTTDVLATYEVALDTDGELSGCRRVQRYSRGATREEE from the coding sequence GTGAACGGGACTGAGGCCGCCAAGGCGGCCGTCCGCCACCTGGCGGACCTGACCGGCCGCGAGACCGAGGCCGTCGTGGGGCTCGACAAGGGCGACGACGGCTGGCGGGTCGTGCTCGAGACCGTCGAGCTGCGGCGGGTCCCGTCCACGACCGACGTCCTCGCCACCTACGAGGTGGCGCTGGACACCGACGGGGAGCTCAGCGGGTGCCGGCGCGTGCAGCGCTACTCGCGCGGAGCGACCCGGGAGGAGGAGTGA
- the gvpJ gene encoding gas vesicle protein GvpJ, with the protein MTVQTTSGRRSGGYLERPAPSGLADVVEIILDKGIVIDAYVRVSLVGIELLTVDARIVIASVDTYLRFAEATQRLNLGTAEGKDLGDALDDLRQGGAKKKTKGALEGVKDALTPGSSKGEDDEDEEEKEKSSSNRSRSRAPSRSRSSR; encoded by the coding sequence ATGACCGTCCAGACCACCAGCGGCCGTCGCTCCGGCGGCTATCTCGAACGCCCCGCGCCGAGCGGGCTCGCGGACGTCGTCGAGATCATCCTCGACAAGGGGATCGTCATCGACGCCTACGTCCGGGTCTCGCTCGTCGGCATCGAGCTGCTCACGGTCGACGCGCGCATCGTGATCGCGAGCGTGGACACCTACCTCCGCTTCGCCGAGGCCACGCAGCGTTTGAACCTCGGCACCGCAGAGGGCAAGGACCTCGGCGACGCACTGGACGACCTGCGCCAGGGCGGCGCCAAGAAGAAGACCAAGGGCGCCCTCGAGGGGGTGAAGGACGCCCTCACCCCGGGAAGCAGCAAGGGTGAGGACGACGAGGACGAGGAGGAGAAGGAGAAGTCGAGCAGCAACAGGTCCCGTAGTCGCGCGCCGTCGCGGTCGAGGAGCTCCCGATGA
- a CDS encoding CARDB domain-containing protein, whose translation MSRTHRPRRRRTLATLLTLGLVAAAPLAAPEAAQARARADLTVTSTTAPASATISKAFGVETKVRNAGLGKSKATTVRYYLSKDAKKDRGDRALGGSARLKALIGGTSWDVTARVTVPKGTAPGTYYVLACIEADAGPARNDCKAPKRKTRVLPLAGDGSISGEITLRDVGEVPDDGGILAWDRTSTVGIRMDVEGDSYDAEFSDAGSRYTYTGEQHLAAGGSCPEFDDTTESGEGGFVWTGDPYTDDIHGAFTHTSRGSVRIGLFIYYDYTWTFGDCESSHTQSGERLNVVSIEFEEVSRTASSITYKADNWEAEMGMDSNWDTIEGTITFQLD comes from the coding sequence ATGTCACGCACTCACCGTCCACGGCGCCGCCGTACCCTCGCCACGCTGCTGACGCTCGGGCTGGTCGCAGCCGCGCCGCTGGCCGCGCCCGAGGCCGCGCAGGCGCGCGCCCGTGCCGACCTCACGGTCACCAGCACCACCGCGCCCGCCAGTGCCACGATCAGCAAGGCGTTCGGCGTCGAGACCAAGGTCCGCAACGCGGGCCTGGGCAAGTCGAAGGCGACCACGGTCCGCTACTACCTGTCGAAGGATGCGAAGAAGGACCGCGGCGACCGCGCCCTCGGCGGCAGCGCGCGGCTGAAGGCCCTGATCGGCGGCACCTCGTGGGACGTCACCGCACGGGTCACCGTCCCCAAGGGGACCGCGCCCGGCACCTATTACGTGCTCGCGTGCATCGAGGCCGACGCCGGGCCCGCGCGCAACGACTGCAAGGCGCCCAAGCGCAAGACCAGGGTGCTCCCGCTCGCGGGTGACGGCTCGATCTCCGGCGAGATCACACTGCGCGACGTCGGCGAGGTCCCCGACGACGGCGGGATCCTCGCGTGGGACCGGACGTCGACGGTGGGCATCCGGATGGACGTCGAGGGCGACTCCTACGACGCGGAATTCTCCGACGCCGGCAGCCGCTACACCTACACCGGCGAGCAGCACCTCGCCGCCGGCGGCAGCTGCCCGGAGTTCGACGACACGACCGAGTCCGGCGAGGGCGGGTTCGTCTGGACCGGTGACCCCTACACCGACGACATCCACGGCGCCTTCACGCACACCTCGCGCGGGTCGGTGCGGATCGGGCTGTTCATCTACTACGACTACACGTGGACGTTCGGCGACTGCGAGTCCTCGCACACCCAGAGCGGCGAGCGGCTCAACGTGGTGAGCATCGAGTTCGAGGAGGTCTCCCGGACCGCCTCGAGCATCACCTACAAGGCCGACAACTGGGAGGCCGAGATGGGGATGGACTCCAACTGGGACACGATCGAGGGGACGATCACCTTCCAGCTCGACTGA
- a CDS encoding gas vesicle protein codes for MTDRPTETIERPGPSSVVGPYGGREPRPASLADVLDRVLDKGIVIAGDIRVNLLDIELLTIKIRLLVASVDKAEQMGIDWWKHDPMLSGREGRLADENRELRERVRELEERHG; via the coding sequence ATGACCGACCGCCCCACCGAGACCATCGAGCGGCCCGGGCCGTCCTCGGTGGTCGGGCCGTACGGCGGCCGCGAGCCGCGTCCCGCGTCGCTCGCCGACGTGCTGGACCGGGTGCTCGACAAGGGCATCGTGATCGCCGGCGACATCCGCGTGAACCTGCTCGACATCGAGCTGCTCACGATCAAGATCCGGCTGCTCGTCGCGTCGGTCGACAAGGCCGAGCAGATGGGCATCGACTGGTGGAAGCACGACCCGATGCTCAGCGGCCGCGAGGGACGGCTCGCCGACGAGAACCGCGAGCTGCGCGAGCGGGTGCGCGAGCTGGAGGAGCGCCATGGGTGA
- a CDS encoding gas vesicle protein GvpG: MGLITGILGLPTAPLRGTVRIAEVVLQQAEEAYYDPAVVRRQLEDVAHAREAGALSDAEADWWEEELIARLMEGAQRERD; this comes from the coding sequence ATGGGCCTGATCACCGGGATCCTCGGGCTGCCGACCGCTCCGCTGCGCGGGACGGTGCGGATCGCCGAGGTCGTGCTCCAGCAGGCGGAGGAGGCCTACTACGACCCCGCGGTCGTCCGCCGCCAGCTCGAGGACGTGGCGCACGCGCGGGAGGCGGGGGCGCTGTCCGACGCGGAGGCCGACTGGTGGGAGGAGGAGCTGATCGCCCGGCTGATGGAGGGAGCACAGCGTGAACGGGACTGA
- a CDS encoding VOC family protein: protein MPLAVYKDLCIDAVDPQRLGAFWAAALRLDLEQLDDGDVKLVGPTPQHTVWINRVPEPLTVKQRVHLDINAHGVQEVLDLGATPLDTDSFDWKVLRDPEGGELCVFERDHEPTQRLLEIVVDSANPRAQAEWWGDVLHGQVGHNQDAGYSWVEEVAGAPFSYLVFVPVPEPKTVKNRIHIDVESGDIPDIVGRGATRLREPDDEIRWTVLADPEGNEFCAFEPRRIGGNDDVDPRFEDVAR from the coding sequence ATGCCTCTTGCCGTCTACAAGGACCTCTGCATCGACGCCGTCGACCCGCAACGCCTCGGCGCGTTCTGGGCCGCCGCGCTGCGTCTCGATCTCGAGCAGCTCGACGACGGTGACGTGAAGCTCGTCGGGCCCACGCCGCAGCACACCGTCTGGATCAACCGGGTTCCCGAGCCGTTGACCGTCAAGCAGCGGGTCCACCTCGACATCAACGCGCACGGGGTGCAGGAGGTCCTCGACCTCGGCGCGACGCCGCTCGACACCGACTCGTTCGACTGGAAGGTGCTGCGCGACCCCGAGGGCGGGGAGCTCTGCGTCTTCGAGCGCGACCACGAGCCGACCCAGCGGCTGCTGGAGATCGTCGTCGACAGCGCGAACCCCCGCGCCCAGGCCGAGTGGTGGGGCGACGTGCTGCACGGTCAGGTCGGCCACAACCAGGACGCCGGCTACTCCTGGGTCGAGGAGGTCGCGGGCGCCCCGTTCTCCTACCTCGTCTTCGTGCCCGTGCCCGAGCCGAAGACGGTGAAGAACCGGATCCACATCGACGTCGAGTCCGGCGACATCCCCGACATCGTCGGTCGCGGCGCCACCCGGCTGCGCGAGCCCGACGACGAGATCCGCTGGACGGTGCTCGCCGACCCCGAGGGCAACGAGTTCTGCGCGTTCGAGCCGCGCCGGATCGGCGGCAACGACGACGTCGACCCGCGGTTCGAGGACGTCGCGAGGTGA
- a CDS encoding histone protein — MKIAAGVAGGYLLGRTKKLRLAMSLAGLLAGKKLAADPKAIAESIVKSSPELKNLRSQLTEGLGGAAKELALATAASRMESMTRALQAPADESDEDGEDGEDAEDAEYDEEYDDEPEDELDDEPDDEAEDDEEPDDDEPDEEPDEEPDEEPEDEADDEEPGDEADDEPEEEPAPKKTARRSRRSTRETSSRSTGNKAAKKAPAKKTAAKKTAAKKAPAKKTAAKKAPAKKTATKKTAAKKAPAKKSSSRGRTTKKSSSGSRR; from the coding sequence GTGAAGATCGCCGCCGGTGTCGCTGGCGGCTACCTGCTTGGCAGGACCAAGAAGCTCAGGCTCGCGATGTCACTGGCGGGCCTGCTCGCCGGGAAGAAGCTCGCGGCCGATCCCAAGGCGATCGCGGAGAGCATCGTCAAGTCCAGTCCGGAGCTGAAGAACCTGCGGAGCCAGCTGACGGAGGGCCTCGGCGGCGCCGCCAAGGAGCTCGCGCTGGCCACGGCCGCATCGCGGATGGAGTCGATGACGCGGGCGCTGCAGGCCCCGGCGGACGAGTCCGACGAGGACGGCGAGGACGGCGAGGACGCCGAGGACGCCGAGTACGACGAGGAGTACGACGACGAGCCGGAGGACGAGCTCGACGACGAGCCGGACGACGAGGCCGAGGACGACGAGGAACCCGACGACGACGAGCCCGACGAGGAACCCGACGAGGAACCCGACGAGGAACCTGAGGACGAGGCGGACGACGAGGAACCCGGGGACGAGGCCGACGACGAGCCCGAGGAGGAGCCCGCTCCGAAGAAGACCGCCCGCCGGTCGAGGCGGAGCACCCGCGAGACCTCCTCGCGGAGCACCGGCAACAAGGCAGCCAAGAAGGCGCCGGCGAAGAAGACAGCCGCGAAGAAGACAGCCGCGAAGAAGGCACCGGCCAAGAAGACCGCCGCCAAGAAGGCACCAGCCAAGAAGACCGCCACGAAGAAGACAGCCGCCAAGAAGGCACCGGCCAAGAAGTCGTCCTCACGCGGTCGCACGACGAAGAAGTCGTCGTCCGGATCGCGGAGGTGA
- a CDS encoding SRPBCC family protein, with protein MATSNAQDRLRDASQALVGALKDKAVDKAEHGITGLTDRMQDKAGNGGLDLPKPNLSDVGKLLKPGLGKLLPGKGGSNGGSGGSGSKKPTTIIEEIDVGLPVSFVYDQWTTFGAFPSFMKKVENVDAVEDQRLRWKAQIWWSHREWEATILEQLPDERIVWRSEGAKGHVDGAVTFHELTPDLTRVIVVLEYYPQGFFEHTANIWRAQGRRVRVELQQFRRHIMSHAVLDPDQVEGWRGVIEDGEVVEEPEESEEPEDEYDDGEDDEPDDEDAPEDEYDDEQDEYEEDDAEDEDDAEDEDDAEVEDEDDDLEDDEEEDRA; from the coding sequence ATGGCCACCTCCAACGCACAGGACCGGCTGCGCGACGCCTCCCAGGCGCTCGTGGGCGCCCTGAAGGACAAGGCGGTCGACAAGGCGGAGCACGGGATCACCGGGCTCACCGACCGCATGCAGGACAAGGCCGGCAACGGGGGGCTCGACCTGCCGAAGCCGAACCTCTCCGACGTCGGCAAGCTGCTCAAGCCCGGGCTAGGGAAGCTCCTTCCCGGCAAGGGCGGCTCGAACGGCGGATCGGGCGGCTCGGGATCGAAGAAGCCCACGACGATCATCGAGGAGATCGACGTCGGCCTTCCCGTCTCCTTCGTCTACGACCAGTGGACGACCTTCGGCGCGTTCCCCTCCTTCATGAAGAAGGTCGAGAACGTCGACGCCGTCGAGGACCAGCGGCTGAGGTGGAAGGCGCAGATCTGGTGGTCGCACCGGGAGTGGGAGGCCACCATCCTCGAGCAGCTGCCCGACGAGCGCATCGTCTGGCGGTCCGAGGGGGCCAAGGGACACGTCGACGGAGCGGTCACCTTCCACGAGCTCACGCCCGACCTGACCCGCGTGATCGTCGTCCTGGAGTACTACCCGCAGGGCTTCTTCGAGCACACCGCCAACATCTGGCGGGCACAGGGACGCCGCGTACGGGTCGAGCTCCAGCAGTTCCGGCGCCACATCATGTCGCACGCCGTGCTCGATCCGGACCAGGTCGAGGGCTGGCGCGGGGTGATCGAGGACGGCGAGGTCGTCGAGGAGCCCGAGGAGTCCGAGGAGCCCGAGGACGAGTACGACGACGGTGAGGACGACGAGCCGGACGACGAGGACGCGCCCGAGGACGAGTACGACGACGAGCAGGACGAGTACGAGGAGGACGACGCCGAGGACGAGGACGACGCCGAGGACGAGGACGACGCCGAGGTCGAGGACGAGGACGACGACCTCGAGGACGACGAGGAGGAGGACCGAGCATGA